One Thermoplasma volcanium GSS1 genomic window carries:
- a CDS encoding 50S ribosomal protein L18e has translation MSLTVTTKENEALVNEIRSLVEISRQNSAKIWRDMAERLANGRRRYASINLYKIDKFAKDGDVIVVPGSVLGVGKITKKVTIGAVHFSRAATEKLVRSGCAFMSLSDVAKANPKGTNVKIMR, from the coding sequence ATGTCATTAACCGTTACAACAAAAGAAAATGAGGCCCTAGTGAATGAAATAAGGTCATTAGTGGAGATATCTAGGCAAAATAGCGCCAAGATCTGGAGGGATATGGCAGAAAGGCTTGCTAATGGTAGAAGAAGATATGCCTCCATTAACCTATATAAAATAGACAAATTTGCGAAGGATGGGGATGTTATTGTTGTACCTGGTTCTGTTCTAGGTGTCGGCAAGATCACAAAAAAGGTGACTATCGGTGCAGTTCATTTCTCCAGGGCTGCTACCGAAAAACTAGTCCGCAGCGGATGTGCATTTATGAGCTTATCCGATGTTGCAAAAGCGAATCCGAAGGGTACCAACGTGAAAATAATGAGGTAA
- the cyoE gene encoding heme o synthase produces MVSRVRLYFGYTKPKVWSLLVFVGVIGAIVAINRFTLTNILLILIATVSITLGSMGAEATTNYIDRDIDAIMDRTKKRPLVTGQIKPVKGLYFGLILMFLSIIILLFFSKYLAAVFMAIGLFDNVFIYSYLTKRRTPWNIILGGFSGGFPVVIGWYTVTNAFSVLPWFLFALVVIWIPIHVWSLAYRYRDDYNRARVPMMTSIQSDRISAICISSSAVILFIFSIIPVFFKAMPYTYMIVATIIAIPMLVYSVLFVRKPDRKSSLKLFIYSSPYLAIIFVLVLIFKYL; encoded by the coding sequence ATGGTAAGCAGGGTAAGACTGTACTTTGGTTATACGAAACCAAAGGTATGGTCTCTCCTCGTATTTGTCGGAGTAATTGGGGCCATAGTGGCCATAAACAGGTTTACGCTCACGAATATCCTTCTTATCTTAATTGCAACTGTTTCTATTACGCTTGGGTCTATGGGTGCTGAGGCCACTACCAACTACATAGATCGAGATATTGATGCTATCATGGACAGGACAAAAAAGAGACCGCTGGTTACGGGCCAGATTAAACCAGTTAAAGGACTGTATTTTGGTCTCATATTGATGTTTCTGTCTATTATAATTCTCCTGTTTTTTTCTAAATATTTGGCTGCCGTATTTATGGCAATCGGCCTATTCGACAACGTTTTTATTTATTCCTACCTTACAAAACGCAGGACTCCATGGAACATAATACTTGGAGGTTTTTCAGGAGGCTTCCCAGTCGTAATAGGATGGTATACAGTCACTAACGCATTTTCTGTATTGCCCTGGTTCTTATTTGCCCTAGTTGTAATATGGATACCTATACACGTATGGAGTTTAGCTTATAGGTATAGAGACGATTATAACAGAGCAAGAGTCCCAATGATGACTTCGATACAAAGTGATAGGATCTCCGCAATATGTATTTCCAGTTCTGCGGTGATCCTTTTTATATTTTCAATTATTCCCGTATTCTTTAAGGCTATGCCCTACACTTATATGATTGTCGCAACGATAATCGCAATACCAATGCTTGTATACTCAGTTTTATTTGTACGAAAACCGGATAGGAAAAGTTCACTTAAGCTATTTATATATAGCAGCCCATACCTTGCAATAATATTTGTGCTGGTGTTAATATTCAAATACCTCTAG
- a CDS encoding Lrp/AsnC family transcriptional regulator produces MTYDNVDEKDRDILNLLIDNSRISNTEIAKVLNVSEGTVRKRIKKMIDEGIIKRFTVETSDNTIDALILVKIDNKKYKEVLQRLRARYYEIYEFSGRIDVAIRIKTDSTDNLNRIVDQIREIEGVVDTDTLIRLQ; encoded by the coding sequence GTGACTTACGATAATGTGGACGAAAAAGACAGAGACATTCTCAACTTGTTGATCGATAATTCGAGGATAAGCAATACAGAAATAGCAAAAGTTTTGAATGTATCCGAGGGAACGGTTAGAAAAAGAATTAAAAAGATGATTGATGAAGGTATAATAAAAAGATTCACAGTGGAAACGAGCGATAATACCATTGATGCATTGATATTAGTTAAAATAGACAATAAGAAGTATAAAGAAGTACTTCAGCGGCTTAGGGCAAGGTACTACGAAATTTACGAATTCTCCGGAAGGATTGATGTGGCTATAAGAATAAAGACAGATTCTACTGATAACCTGAATAGGATCGTTGATCAGATAAGGGAAATAGAGGGTGTTGTTGATACGGATACTCTCATTCGTTTACAGTAA
- a CDS encoding 50S ribosomal protein L13, with product MKIIDASNTVYGRLSAYVAKQLLNGEEVVIVNASKAVITGDRKFIIDKFKQRLDIGSVRKGPYYPKTPENILRRSIGDMLPKKITRGKEALSRCKVYRNLPKNVSSEKIEKVDDVMTDKVVGIITLEELSKELGGM from the coding sequence ATGAAGATAATAGATGCATCAAATACTGTTTATGGCCGATTATCCGCGTATGTCGCAAAGCAACTCCTTAACGGGGAGGAAGTAGTAATAGTTAACGCCTCTAAGGCCGTAATAACTGGAGACAGGAAATTCATTATAGACAAGTTTAAGCAGAGGCTTGACATTGGAAGTGTCAGAAAGGGTCCATATTACCCAAAAACTCCTGAAAATATACTCAGGAGATCCATAGGTGATATGCTTCCTAAAAAGATAACAAGGGGAAAAGAAGCCTTATCAAGGTGCAAAGTGTACCGCAATTTGCCAAAGAATGTTTCATCTGAAAAGATAGAGAAAGTTGATGATGTCATGACTGATAAAGTTGTTGGCATAATAACTCTTGAAGAACTATCCAAAGAATTGGGGGGTATGTAA
- a CDS encoding methylenetetrahydrofolate reductase → MYSSSLKELRFVRSVEIVPSRNQGLEELAHSLDSLEGKANALTSPENPRGSPGIDPIITLFFLSKDRNIIPIPHITPRDKNKVHIISQINTANKFGINNFFVIGGDPINPKYESHEVREIDPIDLIKLIKANSGSTVGAALNPYRNVEEEIAWAKKNAGADFFITQAIYSSDALSMDWLKKRNFKLIAGFLPLIRKNQVEFSEKLGIFLPKVVKEKLLNSEDIRSTSVNIILNVFDEVKDFVDGIHIMPLGHNDIAADILGSI, encoded by the coding sequence ATGTATTCCAGCAGTTTAAAGGAACTTCGCTTTGTCAGATCAGTTGAGATAGTGCCATCTAGAAATCAAGGGCTCGAAGAGTTAGCTCACTCTTTGGATTCTCTTGAAGGTAAAGCAAACGCTTTGACGTCACCAGAAAATCCTCGTGGCAGCCCGGGTATTGACCCAATAATCACTCTTTTCTTTCTATCAAAGGATCGCAATATTATCCCAATACCGCACATAACTCCAAGGGATAAAAATAAGGTGCACATAATTTCCCAGATAAACACAGCCAATAAATTCGGGATAAACAATTTCTTTGTTATAGGTGGGGACCCAATAAATCCAAAGTACGAATCTCACGAGGTCAGAGAGATCGATCCAATTGATCTTATCAAACTTATAAAGGCAAATAGTGGTTCTACAGTGGGAGCTGCACTAAATCCATATAGAAACGTTGAAGAGGAGATAGCGTGGGCCAAGAAGAATGCTGGAGCAGATTTTTTTATAACGCAAGCTATCTATTCCTCTGACGCCCTTTCCATGGATTGGCTTAAGAAAAGAAATTTCAAGCTTATCGCTGGCTTTTTGCCGCTCATAAGGAAGAATCAGGTAGAGTTTTCTGAAAAGCTTGGAATTTTTTTACCAAAGGTAGTGAAAGAAAAACTGCTTAATTCAGAAGATATCAGATCAACGTCGGTAAATATAATACTCAACGTTTTTGACGAAGTGAAGGATTTTGTGGATGGTATACATATAATGCCGCTAGGTCATAACGACATAGCAGCAGACATACTTGGATCAATATGA
- a CDS encoding DNA-directed RNA polymerase subunit N yields the protein MIIPVRCFSCGRVIASDYGRYLRRINEIRSEGREPTAEEIEKIFDDLGVERYCCRRMIISHVDLINEIMPFS from the coding sequence TTGATTATACCTGTAAGATGTTTTAGCTGCGGCAGAGTTATCGCTTCGGATTACGGCAGATACCTGAGGAGAATAAACGAAATAAGATCTGAAGGCAGAGAACCTACCGCAGAAGAAATCGAAAAGATATTTGATGATCTAGGGGTAGAGAGGTACTGCTGCAGACGCATGATAATATCACACGTCGATCTCATAAACGAAATAATGCCGTTTTCTTAA
- a CDS encoding NAD(P)/FAD-dependent oxidoreductase produces the protein MEFNLRSVSTEAKERDFDVIIIGAGAAGFSAAVYASRSGLSAVILDKNVAGGLTAEAPLVENYLGFKSIVGSDLAKNFAEHASEYASIREGVEVKSVKKGDGGFIVDTSDGEYHSKYIIITTGTTHKHLGVKGEAEYFGKGVSYCSTCDGYLFKNKNVVTIGGGNSGAIAAISMSEYVKNATIVEYMPRYMCENAYIEEIKKRKIPYIMNAQVTEIVGDGKKVTGVKYKDRSSGEEKTLPADGVFVYVGLIPQTSFLKDSGVKLDERGYIIVDGRQRTNVPGIYAAGDVTSGSFAQIASAVGDGCKAALSLYSDTISSKK, from the coding sequence ATGGAATTTAACCTTAGATCCGTATCTACAGAAGCAAAGGAAAGGGATTTTGACGTAATTATTATTGGTGCAGGTGCTGCTGGTTTTTCTGCTGCAGTCTATGCATCTAGATCAGGGCTATCCGCAGTAATTCTTGATAAAAATGTGGCAGGAGGCCTGACCGCGGAGGCGCCCCTTGTTGAAAACTACCTTGGCTTCAAAAGCATAGTTGGTTCAGATCTTGCCAAAAATTTTGCAGAACATGCTAGCGAATATGCCTCTATCAGAGAGGGGGTAGAAGTAAAATCCGTGAAAAAGGGAGACGGTGGATTCATTGTAGATACAAGCGACGGAGAATACCACTCTAAATACATCATAATTACAACTGGAACAACGCACAAGCATCTTGGCGTTAAAGGTGAAGCTGAGTATTTCGGCAAAGGGGTGTCTTATTGTTCAACATGCGATGGATACCTCTTCAAAAATAAAAATGTAGTAACGATAGGAGGAGGAAACTCTGGAGCCATAGCAGCTATATCAATGAGCGAATACGTTAAAAATGCTACGATAGTCGAATATATGCCACGGTATATGTGCGAAAACGCATATATTGAAGAGATTAAGAAAAGAAAGATACCATATATAATGAATGCGCAGGTTACAGAAATAGTAGGTGATGGTAAGAAGGTTACTGGTGTAAAATACAAAGATAGGTCAAGTGGAGAGGAAAAGACGCTGCCTGCAGACGGTGTCTTTGTATACGTTGGTCTAATTCCCCAGACATCGTTCCTTAAGGACAGCGGCGTGAAATTAGATGAAAGAGGCTACATAATTGTCGATGGAAGGCAAAGGACTAATGTTCCAGGGATTTATGCAGCTGGCGACGTAACCTCAGGAAGCTTTGCGCAGATAGCTTCCGCTGTGGGTGATGGATGCAAAGCTGCACTCTCGCTCTACTCTGATACAATTTCAAGCAAGAAATAA
- the thsB gene encoding thermosome subunit beta has product MMTGQVPILVLKEGTQREQGKNAQRNNIEAAKAIADAVRTTLGPKGMDKMLVDSIGDIIISNDGATILKEMDVEHPTAKMIVEVSKAQDTAVGDGTTTAVVLSGELLKQAETLLDQGVHPTVISNGYRLAVNEARKIIDEISVKSTDDETLRKIALTALSGKNTGLSNTFLADLVVKAVNAVAEERDGKIIVDTANIKVDKKSGGSINDTQFISGIVVDKEKVHSKMPDVVKDAKIALIDSALEIKKTEIEAKVQISDPSKIQDFLNQETSTFKEMVEKIKKSGANVVLCQKGIDDVAQHYLAKEGIYAVRRVKKSDMEKLAKATGAKIVTDLDDLTPSVLGEAEKVEERKIGDDRMTFVTGCKNPKAVSILIRGGTEHVVSEVERALNDAIRVVAITKEDGKFLWGGGAVEAELAMRLAKYANSVGGREQLAIEAFAKALEIIPRTLAENAGIDPINTLIKLKSEHEKGKISMGVDLDSNGAGDMSKKGVIDPVRVKTHALESAVEVATMILRIDDVIASKKSTPPSNQPGQGAGAPGGGMPEY; this is encoded by the coding sequence ATGATGACTGGACAGGTTCCAATTCTAGTTCTTAAAGAAGGTACGCAGAGGGAACAGGGCAAAAACGCACAGAGAAACAATATTGAGGCCGCCAAGGCCATTGCAGATGCTGTGAGGACTACACTGGGCCCGAAGGGCATGGATAAGATGCTGGTAGATTCAATAGGGGATATAATCATCTCAAACGATGGTGCTACAATTCTAAAGGAGATGGATGTTGAGCATCCCACAGCAAAGATGATCGTTGAAGTTTCTAAGGCACAGGATACCGCCGTAGGAGATGGAACAACCACTGCGGTCGTGCTCTCAGGAGAGCTTCTAAAGCAAGCTGAAACCCTCCTGGACCAGGGCGTGCATCCAACAGTTATATCCAACGGATACAGACTTGCAGTAAATGAGGCCAGGAAGATTATAGATGAAATATCTGTAAAATCGACCGATGATGAAACCCTTAGGAAAATAGCTTTGACTGCCCTCTCAGGAAAGAACACCGGGCTCTCCAATACATTCCTAGCGGATCTGGTAGTAAAAGCAGTTAACGCTGTAGCCGAAGAGAGGGACGGAAAGATAATAGTTGATACCGCCAATATAAAGGTAGATAAGAAGAGCGGAGGCAGCATCAACGACACTCAGTTCATAAGCGGCATAGTAGTTGACAAGGAAAAAGTACATTCTAAGATGCCAGATGTCGTCAAGGATGCAAAAATAGCGTTGATAGACTCTGCTCTGGAAATAAAGAAGACTGAAATAGAAGCAAAAGTCCAGATATCAGATCCAAGCAAAATACAAGACTTCTTGAACCAGGAAACTAGCACCTTCAAAGAGATGGTAGAAAAGATCAAGAAGAGCGGAGCTAACGTTGTCCTATGCCAGAAAGGTATCGATGATGTAGCCCAGCACTACCTTGCAAAGGAAGGCATATACGCAGTACGCAGGGTAAAGAAGAGCGATATGGAGAAACTGGCAAAAGCTACAGGTGCAAAGATAGTCACGGATCTTGATGACCTTACTCCATCAGTACTCGGTGAAGCTGAAAAAGTAGAAGAGAGGAAGATTGGCGATGACAGGATGACCTTTGTAACAGGTTGCAAAAATCCAAAAGCCGTGAGTATACTTATCAGGGGCGGAACAGAACACGTCGTTTCCGAAGTTGAAAGAGCACTCAACGACGCCATAAGGGTCGTAGCCATAACAAAGGAAGATGGCAAATTCTTATGGGGTGGAGGAGCCGTAGAGGCTGAGCTAGCAATGAGGCTAGCCAAGTATGCCAACAGTGTCGGAGGAAGAGAGCAATTAGCTATCGAAGCCTTCGCCAAGGCCTTGGAGATCATACCTAGGACGTTGGCTGAAAACGCAGGCATAGATCCGATAAACACTCTTATCAAGCTGAAATCTGAGCACGAGAAAGGCAAGATATCAATGGGCGTAGATCTAGACAGCAACGGTGCAGGCGACATGTCAAAGAAGGGTGTAATAGACCCGGTAAGAGTGAAGACTCACGCACTCGAAAGTGCAGTAGAAGTTGCTACGATGATCCTGCGTATAGACGATGTTATAGCCAGCAAGAAATCCACGCCACCTTCTAACCAGCCAGGCCAAGGAGCTGGAGCGCCAGGCGGCGGAATGCCTGAGTATTAA
- a CDS encoding 30S ribosomal protein S9, translating to MDYVITTGKRKTAVARAVVKKGKGIITINGTPAELYPVEVLRNKILEPVKLAEDKAKGIDVTVKVKGGGVTGQADASRTAIARGIVKFLQDNELENLFRQYDRTLIVNDVRIKLPKKPGGRGARAKKQKSYR from the coding sequence ATGGATTATGTAATTACTACAGGCAAGAGAAAAACCGCAGTTGCAAGAGCGGTTGTTAAAAAAGGGAAAGGGATCATAACAATAAACGGAACGCCAGCAGAACTTTATCCTGTTGAAGTACTTAGAAATAAGATTCTTGAGCCTGTAAAACTCGCTGAAGATAAAGCAAAAGGAATAGATGTTACAGTCAAAGTAAAGGGTGGAGGAGTGACCGGCCAGGCTGATGCTTCTCGGACAGCCATAGCAAGGGGTATTGTAAAATTCCTACAGGATAATGAGCTCGAAAACCTGTTCAGGCAATACGATCGTACATTAATAGTCAATGATGTAAGGATAAAACTGCCGAAGAAGCCCGGTGGCCGTGGTGCCAGAGCTAAAAAACAAAAATCTTACAGGTGA